The segment CGGAGCCTGGAATGTGCAGACCACTGCCCTCCTCAGCAGACCTAGGTGCGAACAGGAAGCGTGAGAGAACCCTCCTCCAGCGGTCAGCATGGGGGGTCCCATCCCCAGGACCCCAAGCCGCCCAGTGGCTCACACACCAGCTCTCCCCGCGCCCCCATTCACTTCTCTGACACAGACGGGCACAATCACTCCTCTCCTTGCCTGGGCCGCTGCCCCCACGTGGTAGTCCCTCCTCCCCCTCGCCAGGttccccaggctcccctgcacacaggtctccctgcctgctgccctcctAGTCCGGGggttctccttccccagccctgttTCAGCTGTGATCTGTTCAGCTGAGCTCTGGGTTCTGTGGATCAGCCGGCCTGCCTCAAGGACTCCCCAGAGCCAGAATCCCCATGCCCCTGAGTAGGAGGAGGGCCCATGCCCACTCCTTCCCACTCCTCCCCCTGACTCTACAGCCTCCCCGGGCCCTGCCTGAGCAGGCCTGTTTGGCAGGCTGGGACATGTCTGGCCCCGGAGGACAGCCGGGTGGGCGATGGCTGCAGAGGCGGAGGGGCTGGAGCCCGAGACAGCTGCTGCTGAAGATGCTGCGGGAGATGCTGTCGGTGCTGTGGATGCAGAGCCCGGGGACCCCCCTCTCCTGGTTGGGAACCGGTTGAGGCTGGACCTGCACGCAGGCGGCTGCCGCCGGCTGCTCCATCTGTGTGCCCAGAGGCCCCCTCAGCTGTTGGAAGTGGAGTTCTTGCAGCTGAGCGGCCACGAGGAGCCTCGGCTGCTGGAGGCCACCCTGGCCCAGGTGCCGTGCAGCCTGCAGCACCTTCGCTCCCTGGTCCTCAGAGGTGAGCCCcacctggccccagccctgccccccacaaGGCGAAGCTGGCTGAGCTCTGACTCTGGGATGCTGTAGCTGCCCAGTGGTCTCCCCGCAGACCCCCCAGCGTGGGTATGCTTCCTGGGGCAGGTCATGGCTGATGGCTCTGTCAGCTGAGACGAGCCTGCAGTATCTGTCCTTGTCCTCCTGCATCTGCTGGTGTCTGCGTCTGTCCTTCTCTGGGTGGGGTTGGGGTAGAGGTCTGTGCCTCTGCCCTGAGCTGGGCCCTGGGATTCCGGCTCTGAGGGCCACACCTGCGTTCCCCCTTTCTAGGTGGACAACACTGGGACGTGCCGGGTGCCTGCCGCCGCCGGGGCTCCCTGACCACGCTGCCCGCTGACCTGAGTGGCCTGGCCCGCTTGGCCCACCTAGATCTGAGCTTCAACAGCCTGGAGACACTGCCGGCCTGCATCCCACAGATGCGTGGCCTGAGCACCCTCCTGCTGTCTTACAACCGCCTCTCAGAGCTCCCTGAGGCCCTCggagcccttccctccctcaccttcCTCTCTGTGACCCACAACTGCCTGCAAAGGCTTCCCGCAGCGCTGGGATCCCTGTCCACCCTGCAGCGCCTTGATCTCTCAGAGAACCTTCTGGACACCTTGCCCCCTGAGATTGGAGGCCTGAGCAGCCTCACGGAGCTCAGTCTGGCTTCCAACCGGCTGCagggcctccccacctcccttggTAAGTAGGAGTTGTGCCCCTCATGACTCCCAGGCCTGACGGGGAGTGCCCTTCAGCTGCTGCCTGGTTTCTGCTCTCCTGTCCTCCACAGGGGCCCCCGCACACACAGGCTTGGCCCACCTTGGAGCCTTCACTCCTCCTGGGGAGCCCTTGTTTGCCCTCCCTTCCCCGGCTTTCGAGGCTCCTTGCACAGACTTCCCAAGCTCCCTGAGTCTGTCCGTGAGGCAGAGACTAGaaaggcttctctccttggcccTAACATGAGTATCCTGTCCTGGCCAGGGCTGGTGTGGCCCTGAGTGGTCCTCTGTTGGCCCTAAGCTGGCACTTGCCCGCAGTGGGGCTGCGGTCCTTGCGGTTTCTTGTTTTGCACAGCAACCTCCTGACCTCAGTGCCCACCGGCCTGGCCCACCTCCCGCTGCTCGCCCGACTGGATCTGAGGGACAACCAGCTCCGGGACGTGCCCCCTGAGCTACTGGACGCCCCCTTTGTGCGCCTTCAGGGGAACCCCCTGGGCAAGGCTCTACCTGCCCCCCACAGTTCCCCAGGTAGGCGTGTTGCTGGGAAGGATCGGGCCACAGACAGGTCAGGATGCAGGTACCATAGATGTCCTAACAGCTTGTCTGTCCCTCCACAGAGACGCCCGTGATCCCGGAAATGCCCAGACTGTTCCTGAACTCAGATttggacaggtgtgtgtgtgttggggcggggggggggggggggggggggggaagatgcATGTCTCTACCCTGTCGTCCCGTCCATGATGAACACCGTACTCGTGCCCCAGGGGTCTTCTGGAGTTTCCCAGGAGTGCCCGATCCAGCCACACCCCTTCTATCGTCTGACCTAACGCCCACCCTATCATGCAGCTTCCTTGTGACTCCCCAAGGCTGCTCAGTGACCCTGACCTGTGGTGTCCGCCTGCGGTTCCCTGCTGGGGCCACAGCTAGCCCTGTCAACATCCACTATCGACTATGGCTGCCGGAGCCACACCTCGTCCCCTTGGGTCCTCatgactccttgctcagtggtgtCCTGGAGCTGCAGCCCCACGGGGTGGCCTTCCGGCAGGCACGGCCTGGGCAAgtcgggggggcggggaggagggccCAGGCATGGGCCCCAGTGCTCACACCACCCTTGCCTGGCAGGAAGTAGGCCTGTGGTTACTCTTTGTGCCCCCCCGGGACTGGCGTTGCCGGGAGGTGGTGGTCAGGACCCTGAGTGATGACAGCTGGAGTGACCTGGAGACTCACCTGGAAGAAGAGGCACCCAAGGTGAGAGTCACCCAGGCCTTAGTGGGAAGGAGTACTAGGGAGTGGCTCCCCCCAGACGCTGGTCACCCCTGTCTGCCCTGCCTGATGGCTCTGCCCTGATGCCCCTCTGACCCTGTTCCCTCTGACCCCACCTCCCATGCCCAGCGGCTGTGGGCTCActgccaggtgccccacttctcGTGGTTCCTCGTGGTTTCACGTCCTGTGTCCAACGTCTGCCTGGTGCCACCAGAGGGGACATTGCTGTGGTCCTCAGGACATCCTGGGGTCAAGGTCACATTCCCCCCTGGGGCCACCGACGAGCCTCGTCACGTCCGCATGCAGGTGCCGGCAGGGCAGCCACTGTGAGTGGCGGGTGGCGGGTGGAGCCTCAGTGCAAAGGTGGGTGTTCCAGGCACCCCATTTGCCCCAGGTGGTGCACATGGCCAGCAGAGAGCTTCGAGCCCTGCTGGAGGAGCCTGAGGCGGCGGCCAGCCCCCTGCTGTGCCTCTCCCAGAGCGGCCCCCCCAGCTTCCTCCGGCCTGTCACCGTGcagctgcctctgccccctggTGTCACAGGTGAGAGGTGGCCAGGTGGCATAGCTGAACTCATGGGCACTGGGTGGAGGGGGCTGTGCTCGGCAGGGGAGCCCCTGCCAGGGACGCCTCAGCCTGTGGCCCCCTCGCGTCCCCAGGCCTGAGTCTGGATCGCTCTCGTCTTCACCTGCTGTACTGGACCCCGCCTGAAGCGGCCTGGGATGACATCACAGCTCAGGTGGCACTGGAGTTCACGCACCTGTATGCTCGCTTCCAGGTCACACACTTCTCCTGGTcagtgccccccgccccgcccctcagtcccctccccacagctgtCTGTGCAGCCCCTGCTCATCGGCAGCCCTCCCAGGTACTGGCTCTGGTACACCACCAAGACGTGCGTGGAGGGCCTGGCTCGGAAGGCCTGGGAGCGCCTGCGGCTGCACAGGGTCAACCTCATTGCCCTGCAGAGGCGCCGGGACCCCGAGCAGGTCCTGCTGCAGTGCCTGCCCCGCAACAAGGTGGGTGCCGAGTCCGGAGGCCGGGAGGACCGAGTCGGAGGGCAGGGGGCCTGCACGGGGCTGTGGGCACTGGGCTCGGAGCCAGTGGGTGCCCGCCCCCCAGGTGGACGCCGCCCTGCAGAGGCTGCTGGACCGCTACCGGGGCCCTGAGCCGTCCGACACAGTGGAGATGTTCGAGGGCGAAGAATTCTTTGCTGCCTTCGAGAGGGGTATTGCCGTGGACGCTGgtatgccccccccacccctagaGGGGACGCTGGGGTCcgctccccaggctccctgctgagcctgtcCCGCCCCCAGACCACCCAGACACTGGTATGCCCCCCCAGCCCCTAGAGGGGACGCTGGGGTCCGCTCcctaggctccctgctgagcccgtCCCGCCCCCAGACCGCCCGGACTGCGTGCAGGGCAGGATCTGCTTTGTGTTTTACTCACACTTGAAGAACGTGAAGGAGGTGTATGTGACCACCACCCTGGACCGGCAGGCTCAGGCTGTGAGGGGCCAGGTGGGTCAGCGGGCTGGGGTGCCCCAGGCTGCCCGGGCAGAGGCAGGACACTGAAGCCCCCTCATCCCCACGCTAGGTGTCCTTCTACCGGGGAGCGGTGCCCGGGACGGTGCCTGAGGAGGCAGAGGCTGCCCGGCAGAGGAGGACCGGCGCCGGCTCCCTGTGGATGGCCACGCTGCCCATCAAGCTGCCGGTGTGGCCCGGGGCGGGGGACAGTGTGTGTGAAGGGGACGGGGCGGCACAGAAGCCCGGGGGTGGTCAGGGGGCAGTGGGCAGGGCTCACCGCACCCCTTCCTCCTTACAGAGACTGCGGGGGTCCCAGGGGCCAGAGCAGGGGCGGGGGACTAGCGTCTCCCTGGCCCCTCTGAACCTGGGTGATGCTGAGACTGGCTTCCTGACCCAGAGCAACCTGCTGAATGTGGCTGGGCGCCTGGGCCCTGACTGGCCAGCCGTGGCCCTGCACCTGGGCATGCCCTACCGTGAGCTGCAGCGCATCCGACATGAGTTCCGGTGAGTTCCTCCGGGCACCCTGATGCTGGCTCCGGGCCAGCCTCAGGCCTGGGTCCTGGCTGCTAGGGGAGCCTTCCCTGAGGCTGGGTGAAGTTCCATCCAGGGTGGGTGAGGACAGGGCAAACAGGCAGGAAAGAGAGGGTCTGGCCACACCTCACCCAGGGAGCAGGGAATCCACCCGAGGAGGGTAAGCAGAACCTTGGGTGTGATGGGTGGGCCTCTCTGTCACCATTCTCCTTCTCCCCGCCAGGGACGACCTGGATGGCCAGATCCGGCATATGCTCTTCTCCTGGGCTGAGCGCCAGGCTGGCCAGCCGGGGGCTGTGGGGCTCCTAGTGCAGGCCTTGGAGCAGAGCGACCGACTGGATATAGCTGAAGAGGTGAGGGCTGTCTTGGAGCTCGGCCGCCAAAAGTACAAGGACAGCGTCCAGCGCATGAGCCTGGCCCCCAGGGACCTCACCCCACCTGAGCCTTCAGCATCACAGTCCCCAGAGTCTGCCCAGGCCTAGACCCCACTGACTTCGGGCTGGCCCCGATGTACTCCGGCCAGTGGTCAGAGGCACCCATTTTCAAGCCTGCCCGGCGTATGGGGACAGTGACCTCCCACGTGTTACAAATACGCACTGTTATGCCTGCTTCTCAGAGCTCAGTTTATTTGCTGGGTGAAGGAGTGGGTAGAAGGCAAGGGGTGGCCTGGGATCAGAGGTCTGGGCCCTGCTGGGAGGGGACCTTGGGTAAAGACTTTGCTACCTGCCCCATGTGCCCAGGAGGGAGGGGCGCTCCAGCTACAAAGTAACGGTGCCGCACCAACGGATACAAAGTCACCGTGCGCGGGATTGTGCAGAGAGCGAGTGGCCGGGCAGGTGCTCGGCCAGAGCCGTCCCCTCCAAGCGCCCACGGTGCGGCCAGGGACCGCTCCTGCCCTAGAACACCCTCTTCCCAGCATTCCCTGCCACCCGTTGACCCGCCGGGGCTAATCCCTGGGTCCCTGGCCCATGCAGGACCGTGAGGCCCAGAGGCCAAAGAAGGGTCTTTTGGGGACCCGCGGCTGGGGCCAGGCCGGCGCAGTGGCCGCGGCGGCCGGGAGGGGGAGCCGGAGCCCGCTTGCCGagggccgggggcagggggcggaGCGCGCGCGCCTCCGCGCAATAGGAGCAGCCGGGCGCGCGGCACGGCGGGGGGCTgagcgcggcggcggcggcggcggggcgcGCGGGGGNNNNNNNNNNNNNNNNNNNNNNNNNNNNNNNNNNNNNNNNNNNNNNNNNNNNNNNNNNNNNNNNNNNNNNNNNNNNNNNNNNNNGGCGGCGGCGGCGGAGCGCGCGGTGAGTGCCTGCCCGGCCTCTCCCTTCCGCTGCGCCCACCCGACTGCGGCCCGGCTGCGGGGGCCAGAGGCGCCGAGGCGGCCGGGGGAGGTGACAGCTGCCCCGACGAGGCGGCTCCGGGGGGTCCCGGGCCGGCGGATGCTCCGACCAGCTGCCGCCCGGGTGTGGGAGGCCGTGCTCGACCCCGGGCGGTGCCGGGCGCGCTCCCCGCGCACACGTGTCCCCACGGGGTGGGAAGCTGGGCCAGAGCCCCAGAAGCGGAGGCCGGGCCGCGGGGGGCGCACACGTGGGGCCCCGCTGGACTTGTGTGGACACGTGCGTGGCTGTAGTCGCCATCGCCTGGCGGGGGCAGCGTGACCGTCTGGGCCCCGTCTGGACCCCCTCCAAGAGGGACAAGGGGCCTGAGCCGGCCTCCGAGCTGGAGCCCGCAACCTCCACCCCAAGCCTCCTTTGTTCGTGGGTTGGGGCCCCTCCGACAGCATAGAaagcgccccccctcccccgtccctaGGGGGAAGGGATGCGGGGAGATTGAATGGGCAGCCAGCGGCCAGTGCCGGACTCTGATCTTCACCCCTACCGCCTTCCGtgagggtggggtagggggagccCAGCGGCTTCATTTGTGGGAGATTTTACCCCGGGAGGGTCTGGAAGTAGCCGCATCATCCTGTGGTGATCTCTGTGGGCAGCGCTGTCCACTGCCTACCTTCGTCCTCAGTTTACCTGGCTGCAGAAGTGGAGACGGGAGGACAGTGAAGGCTAACAGCCCTGGGCCTCAGGCCTGGCCGGGGTTGCAGGGCTTCTGTGGCAACGTGGGgtgcacggggcgggggggtccTTCCACAGATGTCACTGGGGTGGGAACCACAGAGCGAGGACCAACAAAGGGGGGTTCTGGGTCCAGTGGAACCCTTGCCAGTCTCCCCAGGCAGAGCCCCTTCATTTTCACTGCAGTTGGGCCAGGACCCTCTTTCCTGCTCCATCCTGCAGCCTCAGGCATGTAGTGTGAGACCCCAGACTGTCTGCTCAGGCTTGGCATCCCCGGgcctgcctctcttcctggcaCAGCTGCTTTCCTCTTCACCTTAGGCACTCTGTCTGAGTTCTGGGACCTCCATCACCCAGTGTCCCTTACCCTGGATGAGAAGTGGGGTCTGGTGATGCTCAAGGTAGCAGGGTTCACTCAGTCCCCCAGAGGCAGGGGTAGGCCTCAGGAGACTGCAGACTGTGGACCCTGTCCCTGACAGCCTGGAGCTGCAGCGAGCTGGCTTTAGCCAGTCTACAccaggagctgggtggggtgggagtgggggtggagagggaaaggTCAGGTTGAAGTTCAGAGGTCAGACTTTTATCTGCAGGCTAGGGCATGGGGAAGCAGGTGCTGGGGACGGAGGCCCTGGGGTGTGTGTCTGGGGCCCCTTGGCCGGGCAGAGAGCTCTGGGAGTGCCCGTTCCCGTGCCCTCTGGACCTGCCAGCTGAACAGTCCTGTGGGTAGCAGCCAGAGGCCTCTTGAGACCTAGCCATCCcttccctggctttttttttttttttaagatttcatttattagagagagagagagagatagagcgcGTGTgcgcaggagcaggggggaggggagagggagaagcaggctccccgtggagcagggagcccaatgcaccggctccatcccaggaccctgggatcgtgacctgagccgaaggcagatgcttaaccatctgagcccccaggtgtcccagcccTGAATTTTTAATAGACGTGTGTCTTCCTATGCCCTAGAGTGAGGTTTCCATGAAATGTGTCTTCATCCAACAGACACACAGGTCTCACGAACAGGAGTGGGCACAGACCCATCTCTACCCCCATGGGACCAGATTGTCCACAGTGGCCCACAGGGTGCCTGGGCACAGAGAGCGCCCCATCCTCTGGGTCCCGGAGCCCTAGACAGATCCAGCCTGCAGGCTGCAGACAGGAACCCATGGGGCAGCCGGGGTCGTGGTGGCCACGGGCCGGGGTTCCTGTGGGCGGCTGGCCAGGCTTTGCCCCGTGGGCTGATCAAGTGTCTGAGGCTGGGCCCTGCCCCTCAGAAGCTGTCACACCCCCTCCCATCCCTTCTCCCACAGTGGCTGAGAGCCTCAACGCGCCCAAAGTGAAAGAGAAAGTCGCCCCCCCAAGGCCAGCCCCGCCCCGCCTGGCGGCCAATCCGGGCAACGGGCACCTCCCTCAGCCACTGGATCTCCTCCGTGAGCCGTGAGCCGTGAGCCGTGAGCGGTGAGCCGGGCGGGCTGTAGTCCTGGAGGTGCCCCTCACGGTGAGCGGGACTGGGGGCTGCNGACTGGAGGCTGCGGggtggtggggctggaggggcaggggacacaGGGACAGATGGCCCAGGAAAGCTGAGGTGAAGGTCACTGGTCCTCAGAGGGACCGGGGGTGCGAGCCAGCCTTGTGACCGTGGGCGGCAGTGCTGTGGGTGAGAGCCTGTGACAGCTGGCCTCTGAGGGGGCCCAGGGAAGAGGCAGCGGGGAAGGCTCCAGGACTCTGGGAGGCCCCCGACAGGAGGCTCTGGAGGCTGGCTCTGGCTCCCCTGCCCTGTCTCTAGTGAGAGGGGCCCCATCTCCCCCAACCCCTAGAGTGGATGGGGGAACTAAGCACGGGGAGCCTCAGTTGTCCCCTTTCCAGCTGCCCCGTACCCCGTGCCCCAAACACCTCCGAAGCTTCCAGAGGACCTGGTCTGTGCGTGTGTATGCCTATCTGGGAGTGAGGTTCCTGGAAAGGGTGGATAGGAGGGTGGGTGCAGGGCTGGGTGTGGGTGA is part of the Ailuropoda melanoleuca isolate Jingjing chromosome 16, ASM200744v2, whole genome shotgun sequence genome and harbors:
- the PIDD1 gene encoding p53-induced death domain-containing protein 1 isoform X1, encoding MAAEAEGLEPETAAAEDAAGDAVGAVDAEPGDPPLLVGNRLRLDLHAGGCRRLLHLCAQRPPQLLEVEFLQLSGHEEPRLLEATLAQVPCSLQHLRSLVLRGGQHWDVPGACRRRGSLTTLPADLSGLARLAHLDLSFNSLETLPACIPQMRGLSTLLLSYNRLSELPEALGALPSLTFLSVTHNCLQRLPAALGSLSTLQRLDLSENLLDTLPPEIGGLSSLTELSLASNRLQGLPTSLVGLRSLRFLVLHSNLLTSVPTGLAHLPLLARLDLRDNQLRDVPPELLDAPFVRLQGNPLGKALPAPHSSPETPVIPEMPRLFLNSDLDSFLVTPQGCSVTLTCGVRLRFPAGATASPVNIHYRLWLPEPHLVPLGPHDSLLSGVLELQPHGVAFRQEVGLWLLFVPPRDWRCREVVVRTLSDDSWSDLETHLEEEAPKRLWAHCQVPHFSWFLVVSRPVSNVCLVPPEGTLLWSSGHPGVKVTFPPGATDEPRHVRMQVVHMASRELRALLEEPEAAASPLLCLSQSGPPSFLRPVTVQLPLPPGVTGLSLDRSRLHLLYWTPPEAAWDDITAQVALEFTHLYARFQVTHFSWYWLWYTTKTCVEGLARKAWERLRLHRVNLIALQRRRDPEQVLLQCLPRNKVDAALQRLLDRYRGPEPSDTVEMFEGEEFFAAFERGIAVDADRPDCVQGRICFVFYSHLKNVKEVYVTTTLDRQAQAVRGQVSFYRGAVPGTVPEEAEAARQRRTGAGSLWMATLPIKLPRLRGSQGPEQGRGTSVSLAPLNLGDAETGFLTQSNLLNVAGRLGPDWPAVALHLGMPYRELQRIRHEFRDDLDGQIRHMLFSWAERQAGQPGAVGLLVQALEQSDRLDIAEEVRAVLELGRQKYKDSVQRMSLAPRDLTPPEPSASQSPESAQA
- the PIDD1 gene encoding p53-induced death domain-containing protein 1 isoform X3, translating into MAAEAEGLEPETAAAEDAAGDAVGAVDAEPGDPPLLVGNRLRLDLHAGGCRRLLHLCAQRPPQLLEVEFLQLSGHEEPRLLEATLAQVPCSLQHLRSLVLRGGQHWDVPGACRRRGSLTTLPADLSGLARLAHLDLSFNSLETLPACIPQMRGLSTLLLSYNRLSELPEALGALPSLTFLSVTHNCLQRLPAALGSLSTLQRLDLSENLLDTLPPEIGGLSSLTELSLASNRLQGLPTSLVGLRSLRFLVLHSNLLTSVPTGLAHLPLLARLDLRDNQLRDVPPELLDAPFVRLQGNPLGKALPAPHSSPETPVIPEMPRLFLNSDLDSFLVTPQGCSVTLTCGVRLRFPAGATASPVNIHYRLWLPEPHLVPLGPHDSLLSGVLELQPHGVAFRQEVGLWLLFVPPRDWRCREVVVRTLSDDSWSDLETHLEEEAPKRLWAHCQVPHFSWFLVVSRPVSNVCLVPPEGTLLWSSGHPGVKVTFPPGATDEPRHVRMQVVHMASRELRALLEEPEAAASPLLCLSQSGPPSFLRPVTVQLPLPPGVTGLSLDRSRLHLLYWTPPEAAWDDITAQVALEFTHLYARFQVTHFSWYWLWYTTKTCVEGLARKAWERLRLHRVNLIALQRRRDPEQVLLQCLPRNKVDAALQRLLDRYRGPEPSDTVEMFEGEEFFAAFERGIAVDADRPDCVQGRICFVFYSHLKNVKEVYVTTTLDRQAQAVRGQVSFYRGAVPGTVPEEAEAARQRRTGAGSLWMATLPIKLPRLRGSQGPEQGRGTSVSLAPLNLGDAETGFLTQSNLLNVAGRLGPDWPAVALHLGMPYRELQRIRHEFRDDLDGQIRHMLFSWAERQAGQPGAVGLLVQALEQSDRLDIAEEWLRASTRPK
- the PIDD1 gene encoding p53-induced death domain-containing protein 1 isoform X2 yields the protein MAAEAEGLEPETAAAEDAAGDAVGAVDAEPGDPPLLVGNRLRLDLHAGGCRRLLHLCAQRPPQLLEVEFLQLSGHEEPRLLEATLAQVPCSLQHLRSLVLRGGQHWDVPGACRRRGSLTTLPADLSGLARLAHLDLSFNSLETLPACIPQMRGLSTLLLSYNRLSELPEALGALPSLTFLSVTHNCLQRLPAALGSLSTLQRLDLSENLLDTLPPEIGGLSSLTELSLASNRLQGLPTSLVGLRSLRFLVLHSNLLTSVPTGLAHLPLLARLDLRDNQLRDVPPELLDAPFVRLQGNPLGKALPAPHSSPETPVIPEMPRLFLNSDLDSFLVTPQGCSVTLTCGVRLRFPAGATASPVNIHYRLWLPEPHLVPLGPHDSLLSGVLELQPHGVAFRQEVGLWLLFVPPRDWRCREVVVRTLSDDSWSDLETHLEEEAPKRLWAHCQVPHFSWFLVVSRPVSNVCLVPPEGTLLWSSGHPGVKVTFPPGATDEPRHVRMQVVHMASRELRALLEEPEAAASPLLCLSQSGPPSFLRPVTVQLPLPPGVTGLSLDRSRLHLLYWTPPEAAWDDITAQVALEFTHLYARFQVTHFSWYWLWYTTKTCVEGLARKAWERLRLHRVNLIALQRRRDPEQVLLQCLPRNKRLLDRYRGPEPSDTVEMFEGEEFFAAFERGIAVDADRPDCVQGRICFVFYSHLKNVKEVYVTTTLDRQAQAVRGQVSFYRGAVPGTVPEEAEAARQRRTGAGSLWMATLPIKLPRLRGSQGPEQGRGTSVSLAPLNLGDAETGFLTQSNLLNVAGRLGPDWPAVALHLGMPYRELQRIRHEFRDDLDGQIRHMLFSWAERQAGQPGAVGLLVQALEQSDRLDIAEEVRAVLELGRQKYKDSVQRMSLAPRDLTPPEPSASQSPESAQA